A region of Paenibacillus sp. 37 DNA encodes the following proteins:
- a CDS encoding DNA-directed RNA polymerase subunit beta codes for MTETQQQNSKPEKKEVKKKKSGWRIARWFLVPVLLVLALAGGMVAGYVVLGKQDIGSVWQWSTWEHVYNLVFAP; via the coding sequence ATGACAGAAACACAGCAGCAGAACAGTAAGCCGGAGAAAAAGGAAGTCAAGAAGAAGAAGAGTGGATGGCGCATCGCAAGATGGTTCCTGGTTCCGGTCCTGCTTGTTCTTGCCCTTGCTGGCGGAATGGTAGCTGGATATGTGGTACTGGGCAAACAGGATATCGGTTCCGTATGGCAATGGAGTACATGGGAACATGTATATAATCTGGTGTTCGCTCCATAA
- a CDS encoding rod shape-determining protein — translation MFSKDIGIDLGTANVLIHVKGSGVVLDEPSVVTIERDTKRVLAVGEEARRMVGRTPGNIVAIRPLRDGVIADFEITEAMLRHFINRVGARSWYSHPRILICAPTNITSVEQKAIREAAERSGAKEVFLEEEPKAAAIGAGMDIFQPSGNMVVDIGGGTTDVAVLSMGDVVTASSIKVAGDKFDEAIIKFIKAKYKLMIGERTAEDLKIAIGSVHPDGGQTEMDIRGRDMVSGLPVTVTVSGKEVQEALWDSVQSIIVAAKSVLERTPPELSADIIDRGVVLTGGGALLNGLDELLSNELHVPVWVAEDPMHCVVKGTGIMLNNLDQVVKKKF, via the coding sequence ATGTTTAGCAAGGATATCGGTATTGATCTTGGCACGGCCAACGTGCTTATTCACGTGAAAGGAAGTGGGGTTGTCCTCGATGAACCTTCCGTCGTGACCATTGAAAGAGATACGAAGCGTGTCCTTGCTGTTGGGGAAGAAGCGCGTCGTATGGTGGGGCGTACTCCAGGTAACATTGTTGCCATTAGACCGCTGCGTGACGGCGTTATTGCGGACTTCGAGATTACAGAAGCGATGCTCAGACATTTCATTAATCGTGTGGGTGCAAGAAGCTGGTACAGCCACCCTCGAATTTTGATCTGTGCACCAACGAACATTACTTCCGTGGAGCAGAAGGCCATCCGTGAGGCGGCAGAACGCAGCGGTGCCAAAGAAGTGTTTCTGGAAGAAGAGCCGAAAGCGGCAGCGATCGGTGCGGGAATGGATATTTTTCAGCCGAGCGGCAATATGGTCGTGGATATCGGCGGCGGTACGACTGACGTTGCAGTCCTGTCTATGGGCGACGTGGTCACCGCCTCTTCTATTAAAGTCGCAGGGGACAAGTTCGACGAAGCCATTATCAAGTTTATCAAAGCCAAGTACAAGCTCATGATCGGTGAACGGACCGCTGAAGATCTCAAAATTGCGATTGGTTCCGTGCATCCGGATGGAGGCCAAACGGAGATGGATATTCGCGGACGCGATATGGTATCCGGTCTGCCAGTTACCGTAACGGTATCGGGAAAAGAAGTACAGGAAGCGCTGTGGGATTCCGTGCAATCTATCATCGTCGCAGCGAAGTCGGTATTGGAACGTACACCGCCTGAATTGTCAGCGGACATTATCGACCGTGGTGTTGTATTGACTGGTGGAGGTGCATTGCTGAACGGACTGGACGAGCTTTTGTCCAATGAATTGCATGTACCGGTATGGGTTGCGGAAGATCCAATGCACTGTGTCGTGAAGGGGACAGGCATAATGCTTAATAATTTGGATCAGGTGGTTAAGAAAAAGTTCTAA
- a CDS encoding DUF1146 family protein, translating to MDTDLTNQVNQALSTNGLVSIIVSLLCIALSWWALTNLKLDLIIRQPRGAQGRLLHLLLAIILGHAVAGFVIDYLSWTQMLRNLF from the coding sequence ATGGATACTGATCTGACGAATCAGGTGAACCAGGCGCTAAGCACCAATGGCTTGGTCTCAATTATCGTCTCCCTGTTATGTATTGCGTTGTCTTGGTGGGCTTTGACAAATCTCAAACTGGATTTAATCATCAGGCAACCACGGGGTGCTCAGGGAAGATTGTTGCATTTGTTGCTCGCCATCATTTTGGGGCATGCCGTTGCTGGCTTTGTCATTGACTACTTGTCCTGGACTCAAATGTTGCGTAATTTGTTTTAA
- the murA gene encoding UDP-N-acetylglucosamine 1-carboxyvinyltransferase, translating into MSKFIVRGGKRLTGSVKVSGAKNSVLPIIAASLLGEEGQSVIIDAPPLDDVMTINKVLESLGAGVTYRDEVITVNAEKLTSCEAPYEWVSKMRASFLVMGPLLTRMGHTRISLPGGCAIGTRPIDQHLKGFEAMGAEISLGQGYIEARSQGRLRGAKIYLDVASVGATQNIMMAATLAEGVTVLENAAKEPEIVDLANFLNGMGAIVRGAGTGVIRIEGVEKLTGVTHTVIPDRVEAGTYMAAAAISGGDVYIEGAISDHLGSVIAKLEEMGVTIQPDENGVRVIADRPLKAVDVKTLPYPGFPTDMQSQMMALLLASEGTSVVTETVFENRFMHVDEFQLMNAEIKVEGRSSIITGNAKLKGAKVTATDLRAGAALIIAGLVAEGTTEVGGTHHIDRGYVHLAEKLNGLGADIYRISVDEPKLEATKAPSEKVEKEVPMFKVQPTLA; encoded by the coding sequence ATGAGCAAATTTATCGTCCGCGGTGGCAAAAGGTTGACCGGAAGTGTCAAAGTTAGCGGCGCTAAAAATTCTGTTCTTCCGATCATCGCTGCCTCTCTCTTAGGGGAAGAAGGACAAAGCGTTATTATTGACGCGCCTCCTCTAGACGATGTGATGACGATTAACAAGGTGTTGGAATCGCTGGGAGCGGGAGTTACATACCGGGACGAAGTGATTACCGTAAATGCGGAGAAACTTACTTCCTGTGAAGCCCCGTATGAATGGGTGAGTAAAATGCGGGCGTCTTTCTTGGTCATGGGACCTTTGTTGACTCGAATGGGTCATACAAGAATCTCACTTCCTGGTGGATGTGCCATCGGTACACGGCCTATTGATCAGCATTTGAAAGGTTTTGAAGCCATGGGCGCAGAGATCAGCTTGGGCCAAGGTTATATCGAAGCTCGTAGCCAAGGACGGTTGCGTGGCGCGAAAATTTATCTGGATGTGGCTTCCGTAGGTGCCACTCAAAATATTATGATGGCTGCAACATTGGCTGAAGGTGTAACTGTTCTGGAGAACGCGGCAAAAGAACCTGAGATTGTGGATCTTGCCAACTTCCTGAATGGAATGGGTGCCATCGTACGTGGTGCTGGTACTGGGGTGATCCGCATTGAAGGTGTGGAGAAACTGACAGGTGTTACACACACCGTTATTCCGGATCGCGTGGAAGCTGGTACGTATATGGCTGCTGCTGCAATTTCTGGTGGTGACGTGTATATCGAAGGTGCAATCTCTGATCATTTAGGCTCCGTTATTGCGAAGCTTGAAGAGATGGGTGTAACAATCCAACCGGATGAGAATGGCGTGCGTGTAATCGCAGACCGTCCTCTTAAGGCTGTGGATGTGAAAACACTACCTTACCCAGGATTCCCGACAGATATGCAATCCCAGATGATGGCACTCTTGCTTGCATCTGAAGGAACAAGTGTGGTGACAGAGACTGTTTTTGAAAACCGATTCATGCATGTGGATGAATTCCAATTGATGAATGCGGAGATCAAAGTTGAAGGACGTTCGTCCATCATCACAGGTAATGCCAAACTGAAGGGTGCCAAAGTAACGGCTACCGATTTGCGTGCGGGTGCCGCACTCATTATTGCAGGTCTTGTTGCTGAAGGTACAACGGAAGTGGGCGGTACTCATCACATAGACCGTGGTTATGTACATCTCGCTGAGAAGCTTAATGGACTTGGCGCTGACATCTATCGGATCTCGGTTGATGAGCCTAAGCTGGAAGCAACCAAAGCACCTAGTGAAAAAGTGGAGAAAGAAGTACCAATGTTTAAGGTGCAACCAACTTTGGCTTAA
- the spoIIID gene encoding sporulation transcriptional regulator SpoIIID, translating to MHDYIKERTIKIGRCIVETRNTVRTIAKEFGVSKSTVHKDLTERLPEINPDLADQVKHILEYHKSIRHLRGGEATKIKYKKTSGKKREVLASAKS from the coding sequence GTGCACGATTACATCAAGGAACGGACCATCAAAATTGGTCGCTGCATTGTTGAGACGAGGAATACGGTCCGTACCATAGCCAAAGAATTCGGCGTGTCAAAGAGTACTGTGCATAAGGATCTGACGGAGCGTCTGCCGGAAATCAACCCTGATCTTGCTGACCAGGTGAAACACATTTTGGAGTATCACAAGTCCATCCGCCATTTGCGGGGCGGTGAAGCGACCAAAATTAAATACAAAAAAACGAGTGGCAAGAAACGTGAGGTGTTGGCTTCCGCCAAATCGTAA
- the fabZ gene encoding 3-hydroxyacyl-ACP dehydratase FabZ, whose protein sequence is MLDIKQIQEIIPHRPPFLLVDKILEIEDGKRAVGLKNVTINEPFFIGHFPEYPVMPGVLITEALAQVGAVAILNLEGNKGKIGFLAGLDNFRFRGQVVPGDTLILEVEITRLKGSIGKGKATARVNDKVVAEGEIMFALSDPS, encoded by the coding sequence GTGCTCGATATCAAACAGATTCAAGAAATCATCCCGCACCGCCCCCCGTTTCTGCTGGTGGACAAGATTCTAGAGATTGAGGATGGCAAACGTGCCGTTGGTTTGAAAAACGTAACCATTAACGAACCATTCTTCATTGGTCATTTCCCAGAGTATCCAGTAATGCCGGGTGTACTGATTACAGAAGCACTAGCTCAAGTTGGTGCGGTAGCCATTCTGAATTTGGAAGGCAACAAAGGAAAAATCGGATTTTTGGCGGGACTGGACAACTTCCGATTCCGTGGACAAGTTGTGCCCGGAGATACGTTGATTCTGGAAGTGGAGATTACACGTCTCAAGGGTTCGATTGGTAAAGGTAAAGCAACTGCCCGAGTGAACGACAAAGTGGTCGCTGAAGGCGAGATCATGTTTGCACTGTCTGACCCAAGCTGA
- a CDS encoding M23 family metallopeptidase: MNEQNKKSIQEETPKTTQGVPASQPSSWKRAMSKRWVFPAAYIAAAGIILTLVWVYQGTGDKTLNSDPASGVVETGASAGTEGTAVGGEESVEVVAKSENFVWPVAVPSEISVVKPFYDSEASTEEHEAAMVQYNDTFIPNTGVDLARGDNKTFEVKAALAGKVTRVEQNPLTGQVVEITHSDNLKTVYQSLADVKVKQDDEVKQGDAIASAGVNELGKTLGNHLHFEVYEDGQPVNPQGYLPEK, from the coding sequence ATGAATGAACAAAACAAAAAATCAATCCAAGAAGAAACTCCTAAAACAACTCAAGGAGTACCGGCTAGTCAGCCCTCTTCATGGAAAAGAGCAATGTCCAAACGCTGGGTCTTCCCGGCAGCCTACATCGCAGCAGCAGGCATTATACTAACCTTAGTGTGGGTCTATCAGGGCACAGGCGACAAAACGCTGAACTCGGACCCTGCTAGCGGGGTAGTAGAAACAGGTGCATCGGCGGGTACAGAAGGAACAGCAGTAGGTGGAGAAGAAAGTGTGGAAGTTGTTGCAAAGTCGGAGAATTTTGTGTGGCCGGTAGCGGTACCGTCCGAAATTTCGGTAGTAAAACCTTTCTATGATAGCGAAGCTTCAACCGAGGAACATGAAGCGGCAATGGTGCAGTACAATGATACATTCATCCCGAACACGGGTGTGGATCTGGCACGTGGGGATAACAAAACGTTTGAAGTCAAAGCAGCACTCGCCGGTAAAGTTACCCGGGTTGAGCAAAATCCGCTCACAGGTCAAGTTGTGGAAATCACACACAGCGATAACCTGAAGACGGTATACCAAAGCTTGGCAGACGTCAAAGTGAAACAGGACGACGAAGTGAAACAGGGAGATGCGATTGCATCCGCTGGCGTCAATGAATTGGGTAAAACGCTTGGCAATCACCTTCACTTTGAAGTGTACGAAGACGGACAGCCAGTTAACCCGCAAGGATATCTTCCGGAAAAATAA
- the atpG gene encoding ATP synthase F1 subunit gamma, with translation MAKGMREIKRQIKSVQSTKQITKAMEMVAAAKLRKAQEKAEAARPYSEKLKEVVASIASSTQGIQHPMLESRPVKKTAYLIITSDRGLAGGYNANVLRQVNQTLKERHNSQDDYELFVIGRKGRDYFRRREIAMASTTTDLSDSPSFADIKSIAHEAVHGFELAEFDELYICYNRFVNALTQIPTVEKLLPMETPEVTAAEGPTASYEYEPSAEAVLEVLLPRYAETLIYGALLNGKASELGAKMTAMGNATKNASKLINDLSLTYNRARQAAITQEITEIVAGANAAQG, from the coding sequence ATGGCAAAAGGCATGCGCGAAATTAAGCGGCAAATTAAAAGCGTACAAAGCACCAAGCAGATCACCAAAGCAATGGAGATGGTAGCTGCTGCAAAACTGCGTAAAGCGCAGGAAAAAGCGGAAGCAGCCCGTCCTTATTCGGAGAAACTGAAAGAAGTTGTAGCTAGTATTGCATCAAGCACGCAAGGTATACAGCATCCGATGCTGGAGAGCCGTCCGGTCAAAAAGACAGCTTACCTGATCATTACATCGGACCGTGGTCTTGCAGGTGGATACAATGCGAACGTTTTGCGTCAAGTTAATCAGACGCTCAAAGAACGCCACAACTCTCAGGATGATTACGAATTGTTCGTCATTGGACGTAAAGGACGCGATTACTTCAGACGTCGTGAAATTGCGATGGCATCCACAACAACGGATCTGTCGGATTCGCCTTCATTTGCAGACATCAAATCCATCGCACACGAAGCTGTTCATGGGTTTGAACTGGCTGAATTTGATGAATTGTACATTTGTTATAACCGCTTTGTGAATGCGTTGACCCAGATTCCTACGGTAGAGAAACTTCTTCCGATGGAAACACCTGAGGTAACTGCTGCGGAAGGACCAACGGCAAGCTACGAATACGAGCCGTCTGCTGAGGCTGTACTGGAGGTTCTGCTTCCGCGTTACGCGGAAACGCTGATCTATGGTGCACTTCTGAACGGTAAGGCAAGTGAGCTCGGCGCGAAAATGACGGCAATGGGTAATGCAACCAAAAATGCATCCAAACTCATTAACGACTTGTCATTGACATACAACCGTGCCCGTCAAGCGGCGATTACGCAGGAGATTACGGAAATTGTGGCAGGTGCCAACGCAGCACAAGGCTAA
- a CDS encoding flagellar hook-basal body protein, whose amino-acid sequence MLRGLYTATAGMITQQRRHDTATQNIVNMNTTGYKQVNSVSRSFPEMLITLVGGDANLPTKRLGKLNTGVFAEESLSMNLQGTIMETGQKNDFSISSNMTVNDPQTGQPVPFDASGKFVRADGTVTYQPQAYFTVQDAEGNTGYTRDGHFEITGTGQLLSSTGSQVLDNNGQPAVLTGSVEQFKVDEQGRLVDAATGAPTGVTLGISVIDQPNQLVRQGNGNFSLSDANGATSRMMAAGDNVQIRQGYLEGSNVDASQATVDMNAAFRAYEANQKIVQFYDRSLDKAVNEVGRV is encoded by the coding sequence ATGTTAAGAGGTCTGTACACCGCTACTGCGGGAATGATTACGCAACAACGCCGCCATGACACAGCAACACAGAATATCGTAAATATGAACACCACGGGATACAAACAGGTGAACAGCGTAAGCCGTTCCTTCCCGGAAATGCTCATTACTTTGGTAGGCGGAGATGCAAATCTCCCGACAAAGCGGCTGGGCAAGCTGAACACGGGGGTGTTCGCGGAAGAGAGTTTGTCCATGAATTTGCAGGGGACCATTATGGAGACTGGGCAGAAAAATGATTTTTCCATTTCATCCAATATGACTGTCAATGATCCGCAGACTGGACAACCTGTCCCGTTTGACGCATCAGGCAAATTTGTACGGGCCGACGGCACGGTGACTTACCAGCCTCAGGCGTATTTTACAGTTCAGGATGCAGAAGGTAACACCGGATATACACGCGATGGTCACTTCGAGATTACTGGAACGGGACAATTGCTGAGTTCAACAGGTTCACAAGTGTTGGATAATAATGGACAACCTGCAGTGTTGACAGGTTCCGTAGAGCAATTTAAAGTGGATGAGCAAGGCCGTTTGGTGGATGCAGCAACGGGTGCACCGACAGGGGTTACTCTCGGCATTAGTGTCATTGACCAACCGAATCAACTGGTTCGTCAAGGTAATGGCAATTTCAGTCTTAGTGATGCAAACGGGGCAACGTCCCGGATGATGGCTGCCGGTGATAATGTGCAGATCCGTCAGGGATACCTGGAAGGTTCCAATGTTGATGCCTCACAGGCAACGGTTGATATGAACGCCGCATTCCGTGCGTATGAAGCAAACCAGAAGATCGTACAATTCTACGACCGCAGTCTGGATAAAGCCGTCAATGAAGTCGGGCGTGTATAA
- the spoIID gene encoding stage II sporulation protein D: MKEARVQVKVPLVPRPGMQEPEGNTVSGVEKDKPAPSNQRTVPSQSAKSSNPGRVSADELNRKTTEHIHIPVIELDQFRRVKRRRMRTFGRKPRWGRNTKRWQPAAAVSALLAMALLIPVMLVWPRTSESPKPIPAPTDSSSTRTPAPAPAVPVTYPEPKVRVYLSATGTTMNLPLEDYVTGVVAAEMPAEFRLEALKAQAIAARTFIVRRLAARDTSGVPSGAADVTDTVSHQVFIPPDQVKADWTRLGKAKEWEKLQQAVRESRDTVMTYQGKAITASFFSTSNGYTENAEDVWGNAVPYLQSVDSPWDKNLAPGFKQTVTMKRNEILQKLNLDAIPVTAQKGGSWMEVLSTTKGHRIKEMQIAGETFSGPEVRKLLGLRSSQFSWKTTGDEIQITTYGYGHGVGMSQWGANGMAQEGHTATQILKHYYTGISFGQASKMLASK; encoded by the coding sequence ATGAAAGAAGCTCGTGTACAGGTAAAGGTACCCCTTGTCCCTCGTCCAGGTATGCAAGAGCCGGAGGGGAATACCGTTTCTGGAGTGGAAAAAGACAAGCCTGCCCCATCGAACCAGAGGACTGTTCCATCACAGTCTGCAAAATCATCAAACCCAGGACGGGTGTCGGCAGATGAACTGAACCGAAAGACAACCGAGCATATTCATATACCCGTTATTGAGCTGGACCAGTTCCGACGTGTGAAGCGTCGCCGAATGCGGACATTTGGACGAAAACCCCGATGGGGACGCAATACGAAGCGATGGCAACCCGCTGCCGCTGTATCTGCCTTATTGGCAATGGCGTTGCTGATTCCGGTAATGCTGGTATGGCCGCGGACAAGTGAATCACCAAAACCGATCCCTGCTCCAACAGATTCAAGCAGTACAAGAACCCCGGCTCCTGCGCCAGCAGTTCCTGTTACCTACCCTGAACCTAAAGTGCGCGTATACCTGTCTGCAACGGGCACAACGATGAATCTGCCATTGGAAGACTATGTTACGGGGGTTGTGGCAGCTGAGATGCCGGCGGAATTCAGACTGGAGGCGTTAAAGGCGCAGGCAATCGCTGCTCGTACATTTATCGTGCGTAGGTTAGCAGCGAGGGATACAAGCGGTGTTCCATCGGGTGCGGCGGATGTGACGGATACGGTCAGCCATCAGGTGTTTATTCCGCCAGATCAGGTGAAAGCGGATTGGACGCGTCTAGGGAAGGCGAAGGAATGGGAGAAGCTGCAACAGGCTGTCCGCGAAAGTCGAGATACGGTGATGACATATCAGGGTAAGGCGATCACCGCATCCTTTTTTTCCACAAGTAATGGGTATACCGAGAATGCCGAGGATGTATGGGGGAACGCTGTGCCGTATCTGCAAAGTGTAGACAGTCCGTGGGACAAAAACCTGGCACCAGGATTCAAGCAGACTGTCACTATGAAGCGTAACGAAATTCTACAGAAGTTGAATCTGGATGCCATTCCGGTTACCGCCCAGAAGGGTGGATCGTGGATGGAAGTATTGTCTACAACCAAAGGACATCGGATTAAGGAAATGCAGATTGCAGGTGAAACATTCAGCGGACCCGAAGTTCGCAAACTGCTCGGATTAAGATCCAGCCAGTTCAGTTGGAAGACCACAGGTGACGAAATCCAGATTACAACGTATGGATACGGGCATGGGGTTGGCATGAGCCAATGGGGAGCAAACGGCATGGCGCAGGAGGGACACACGGCCACCCAGATTCTCAAACACTACTATACAGGCATCTCATTCGGACAGGCATCCAAGATGCTGGCATCGAAGTAG
- the atpD gene encoding F0F1 ATP synthase subunit beta, with protein MNKGRVVSIMGPVVDVEFDRGGLPEILNAITITTVSESGVSVNLTLEASKHLGDNRVRCIAMSSTDGLVRGMEALDTGAPISVPVGEATLGRVFNVLGEAIDTGGAVAAEHKNPIHRSAPAFDELTTQAEMLETGIKVIDLLAPYAKGGKIGLFGGAGVGKTVTIQELINNIAQEHGGISVFAGVGERTREGNDLYHEMSDSGVINKTAMVFGQMNEPPGARLRVALTGLTMAEYFRDEEGRDVLLFIDNIFRFTQAGSEVSALLGRMPSAVGYQPTLATEMGQLQERITSTKKGSVTSIQAIYVPADDYTDPAPATTFAHLDATTNLERKISEMGIYPAVDPLASSSRILSPEVVGEEHYSVAQGVKRILARYNELQDIIAILGMDELSEEDRALVYRARKIQRFLSQPFHVAEAFNGIPGKYVPVKETVRSFKEILEGKYDDLPEAAFLFVGTIEEAVEKAKTLV; from the coding sequence ATGAACAAAGGACGCGTTGTGAGCATCATGGGTCCGGTTGTTGACGTCGAGTTTGATCGCGGCGGTCTGCCGGAAATCCTCAATGCCATTACGATCACTACAGTAAGTGAGAGCGGCGTTAGTGTAAACCTTACACTCGAAGCTTCGAAACATCTGGGTGACAACCGAGTACGTTGTATTGCGATGTCCTCCACGGATGGACTTGTTCGTGGTATGGAAGCTTTAGATACAGGAGCACCAATCTCTGTACCCGTTGGAGAAGCAACACTGGGTCGTGTATTTAACGTACTCGGCGAAGCAATTGATACTGGCGGTGCCGTAGCTGCTGAGCACAAGAACCCGATTCACCGTTCAGCACCTGCATTTGATGAACTGACTACCCAAGCAGAGATGCTGGAGACAGGAATCAAAGTTATCGACTTGCTTGCTCCTTACGCTAAAGGTGGTAAAATCGGTCTCTTCGGTGGTGCCGGTGTAGGTAAGACGGTAACCATTCAGGAATTGATCAACAACATCGCACAAGAGCACGGGGGTATCTCCGTATTCGCGGGTGTTGGTGAGCGTACACGTGAAGGTAATGACTTGTATCACGAGATGAGTGATTCTGGCGTTATCAACAAAACAGCAATGGTCTTCGGACAAATGAACGAGCCTCCAGGCGCACGTCTTCGTGTAGCCCTCACAGGTCTGACGATGGCGGAATACTTCCGTGATGAAGAAGGCCGTGACGTGTTGCTCTTTATCGATAATATCTTCCGTTTCACCCAAGCGGGTTCAGAAGTATCTGCCTTGCTTGGACGTATGCCTTCCGCGGTAGGTTACCAACCTACACTGGCAACAGAAATGGGTCAACTGCAAGAACGTATCACATCAACGAAAAAAGGTTCTGTAACATCCATCCAGGCTATCTACGTGCCTGCGGATGACTACACTGACCCGGCTCCTGCAACGACGTTTGCCCACTTGGATGCAACGACGAACCTGGAGCGTAAAATTTCCGAGATGGGTATCTACCCTGCGGTAGATCCACTGGCTTCCAGCTCCCGGATCTTGTCCCCTGAAGTTGTAGGTGAAGAACACTACAGCGTAGCTCAAGGCGTTAAACGTATCTTGGCACGTTACAATGAATTGCAAGATATCATTGCAATCCTGGGTATGGACGAGTTGAGTGAAGAAGACAGAGCGCTTGTATACCGTGCTCGTAAAATCCAACGTTTCTTGTCCCAGCCTTTCCACGTTGCTGAAGCATTTAACGGTATTCCGGGTAAATACGTTCCAGTTAAAGAAACGGTGCGCAGCTTTAAAGAGATTCTCGAAGGTAAGTATGATGATCTTCCGGAAGCAGCTTTCCTCTTTGTTGGTACAATTGAAGAGGCAGTGGAGAAAGCCAAAACACTGGTTTAG
- a CDS encoding F0F1 ATP synthase subunit epsilon, which produces MSTFLLEIVTPERLVYSEQVNSITARGIEGELGILPGHIPMVTPLQIAPIYIHNGKENKRVAIGGGFIEVRKDKVVVLAESAEFPESIDVDRARAAKERAERRLASQSNQDHFDHRRAEIALQKAVNRINVFGK; this is translated from the coding sequence TTGAGCACCTTTTTGTTGGAAATCGTAACACCTGAGCGTTTGGTCTATTCAGAACAGGTGAATAGCATTACGGCTCGTGGTATTGAAGGGGAACTGGGCATTCTGCCAGGTCATATTCCTATGGTTACACCTTTGCAGATTGCACCGATCTATATCCATAACGGAAAAGAAAATAAACGAGTTGCTATCGGTGGCGGGTTTATCGAAGTACGTAAAGATAAGGTTGTTGTACTCGCAGAGAGTGCTGAATTCCCGGAAAGCATTGATGTGGATCGTGCGCGTGCGGCGAAAGAGCGGGCAGAACGTCGGCTTGCAAGCCAAAGCAATCAGGACCACTTTGATCACCGTCGTGCAGAGATTGCGCTGCAAAAAGCGGTTAACCGGATTAATGTGTTCGGCAAATAA
- a CDS encoding flagellar hook-basal body protein: MNNSMISAKVSMTAIQQRLDVIADNIANVNTAGYKSKQAAFEDVLTRVQQQPDKYKLDGRSTPMGYNLGFGARLADVTKDMSQGPLNETGLPTDLAIEGNAMFAVEANGEKMWTRQGAFHFVPDTRPKPTPNSPDMMVMVNGEGHFALDRQGNRITAPNNSKVAFDENGNLLIRRGNGANATIGAQLQVVDIERPEGLVQYADNLFGLDAGLTEDDVFGANAATRQAVAMIRPGYLEQSNVDMTQEMSLLMQGQRTYQLAAKALTSSDSMLGLANNMRA; the protein is encoded by the coding sequence ATGAATAATTCCATGATTAGTGCCAAGGTTTCCATGACCGCCATACAGCAACGACTGGATGTCATTGCCGATAATATTGCCAACGTGAATACGGCAGGCTATAAGAGCAAGCAAGCGGCCTTCGAGGATGTGCTGACCCGGGTGCAACAACAACCGGACAAGTACAAATTGGATGGACGCTCCACACCGATGGGATATAACCTCGGTTTTGGCGCTCGTTTGGCGGATGTGACGAAGGATATGTCTCAAGGCCCCTTGAACGAGACCGGCCTTCCGACCGATCTGGCCATTGAAGGAAATGCCATGTTTGCAGTTGAAGCGAACGGGGAGAAAATGTGGACACGTCAGGGTGCATTTCATTTTGTGCCTGATACAAGACCTAAGCCTACTCCGAATTCACCTGATATGATGGTGATGGTCAATGGTGAAGGCCACTTTGCCCTGGATCGTCAAGGTAATCGTATTACGGCACCGAATAATAGCAAAGTTGCTTTTGATGAAAATGGCAACCTGTTAATCCGACGTGGTAATGGGGCGAACGCAACCATTGGGGCACAACTGCAAGTGGTAGACATTGAACGCCCTGAAGGTCTGGTACAATATGCGGATAACCTCTTTGGCTTGGATGCGGGATTAACCGAGGATGATGTATTTGGCGCTAATGCAGCTACACGTCAAGCGGTTGCCATGATTCGTCCAGGATATCTGGAGCAATCCAATGTGGATATGACACAGGAGATGTCTTTGCTTATGCAAGGACAGCGGACATATCAACTGGCGGCAAAGGCGCTAACTTCAAGTGATTCCATGTTGGGTCTTGCCAACAATATGAGAGCGTAA